cccaaatttcgtcatatcctttcacagtcttgggtaatcctgtcacgaaatccatagtgacttgctcccacttccattcaggaatcaaaATCTTTTGTAATTTTCctgtaggtactcgatgttctatcttcacctgttgacatatcagacatttagaaacaaactctgctatatctctcttcataccacgccaccaatagttttggcgtaaatctcgatacatcttagtagtcccgggatagatgttaaattttgatctatgtgcctcatccaataattgcatctttactagatggctttcgggaacacaaagtcgattatggaatgtaatagaaccatcttaggcttggaggaattcaggtctagatccttgagctatgtccttaactatcatttgaagatatgtatcttccttctgactttctttaaccttttccaccaaatatgattgtgccatcagacacgcaagaaaacctttatttgtctccgataaaagtttaagttttaagtctgccaactccgtcatcatagaattcctttgaatattcatataggctacaagactataggtatttctgcttaaggcatcagcaactacattagctttcctaggatggtagttgatattaaaatcataatcctttagaaagtccaaccacattctttgtctcatatttaaatctttctgtgtgaaaatatatttgagactcttatgatccgtgaagatttcaaaagtctgtccatagagataatgccttcaaattttcagtgcagaaatgatagctgctaactctaagtcatgagtaggatagttcttcacattaggctttaattgcctcgatgcataagcaactaccctctcattttgtattagaacgcaaccaagcccttgtagtgaggcgtcgctatacactacaaaaccttctccccccgaAGGAATCACCaatataggagcactggttaattccttcttcaattcttgaaaactttgttgacatttatcatcccacatgaactttatattcttttgtgtcaatctggtcaatggtgctactatttttgaaaagtcttctacgaatcttctatagtatccaaccaaacctaaaaagcttctaatctctgaaacattagaaggttgcttccattttatcacggcttcaatcttatgagggtcaacagatataccagcacttgaaattacatgaccgagaaacataatttcattgagccagaagttgctcttgcttagtttggcatatagtctctcttgccttaggacttccaaaactatcttaagatggtgttcatactctgctatgcttttagagtagatcaagatatcatcaatgaacacaattacaaatttatcaagataagggtggaacaccctattcatgagatccatgaaggcagctggtgcatttgtgagtctaaaaggcattactaagaattcataatgaccatatcttgttctaaaggcagttttctgtatgtctccttcccttatcttcagttgatgatacccggatctcaaatcaatctttgagtatacctgagtaccttgaagttgatcaaacaggtcatctattcggggaagaggatatttattctttatggtcacttggttgagttgtctataatcaatgcatagtcgcaaagatccatctttcttcttcacaaataggacagaggcaccccaaggtgatacactaggtcgaataaaacccttgtccaaaagctcttggatttgtttctttaactcctccaactcaattggtgccattctatatggaggtttagaaataggtgtagtaccaggtagaagatcaattgtaaattcaatctgtctatttggtggcagtgcaagtagatctttaggaaaaacatctggaaaatcccgtacaatggggatgtcctttaatactggcttcttagattcttctccagaaataaaggccaagtatccttgacatcccttcagtaatagttgggtagcacttgatatgacaaaaaatggtagacccagcacagccggacgagacagaagcaggtaacggttgaagctcgcccataccctgcgatcccccgatctcccacgcaaccccctgagcgacacactgcccgaggctctccataccctgcaacagctcggcctcccacgcaaccccagcggtaacatcaaacctcctctataaatacccctgagtcctaagcaaaagggggggaactcactcagacacaacactcagaggctcttcttctgcctcatccacaatcccctccacatctttctctaacttgatcgtcggaggggtcgggccgagctcccggcccgacctgtgtgcaagtgcgagacggtgttgcctcttcccgaagctgcggcggagctgcctcccgacccgagccgccgacccgaaccaccgacccgacctgccgaaccgactTCCCGAcctgaaccaccgagctcggccgctgggagacctcgaggagcgcccccacggagatcatcgccttccggacccgaaccaagccgcaacggccccgaggccacggctaaaacagttacttaccgtaacataatggcgctagaggaagggcccggAAACTCCGGTACATTAGTTTTCTCCTTAGTCGCTCCACTGccgccgacctgcaccagcagcagtgACTTCTGGGGccggtctcggctcctcggccacgcgcgcggctcggcaggcggccaacccgcctgcgtcggccccacgcgtacggccaacccgcgcgcctcgggcccctcggtcccacgcgcgcggccagcccgcccgcgtcccacgcgcgcggccaacccgcccgcgtcccacgcgcgcggccaacccgaccgcgtcccacgcgcgcggccagcccgaccgcgccgagcgcctcgacgcctcggtcccacgcgcgcgaccagcccacgcgcctcgacccctcgtgggcccctcggtcccacgcgcgcagcCAACCCACGTGCCTCTGCTCCATCATCTGCCTCGGCTACAGCCGAGATCTTTGCGCGGCCTCGGCCCCTCCCACTGTTCTCAGAGCCTACCTCGCCTTCTCCTCTAGATCTCCCTGCTCGGCTTCTCCTTCCTGCGACCAAAGCTCTggtctccctcttctcctcctcctcttcttataGAGCGGTTGCACAAGCAGAGGAAAGTACGTTGCAACGATGGCCGGAGGTCATCTCCAAGTGCTCGGGGCACTCGACCTTGCCAAGACGCGGTGGTATCACTTCACGGCCACCGTCATTGCTGGCATGGGCTTCTTCACCGACGCCTATGATCTCTTCTGCATCTCCCTCGTCACGAAGCTCCTTGGCCGCATCTATTCCTTCGACCCCAATCGCCCGGGACGCTCCCGCCCAACGTGTCCGCTGCCATCACCCGCGTGGCCTTCTGTGGTGCCCTCTCTGGCCAGCTCTTCTTCAGGTGGCTCGGCGACAAGCTCGGCCGCAAGAAGGTGTATGGCATGACGCTCATGCTCATGGTCATCTGCTCCATCATCTGCCTCGGCTTTGGTATCGGCGGCGACTACCTGCTCTCCGCCACCATCATGTCGGAGTACGCCAACAAGAAGACCCGTGGCGCCTTCATCGCAGTCGTTTTCACTACGCAGGGCTTCGGCATCCTCACAGGCGGAATCGTCTCCATCATCATCTCCGCCGCCTTCAAGGAGCGCTTCGACTATCCGGCCTACAGGGACGACCGCGCCGGCTCGACCGTCCCGGAAGCCGACTACATCTGGTGCACAACTCTCATGCTGGGCGCCCTCCCGGTTGCCTTAACCTACTACTGGCGGATGAAGATGCCAGAGACCGCGCGATACACTGCTCTTGTTGCCAAGAACGCGAAACGGGCGGCACCCGAATGTCGAGGTATTATCCGACAGGCTCAAGCGTGCTCCCCACTTACCTCGGGATCGATCGGCCTCGTGTGCAGCCAGcgagctgcctcgctgcctcggtcactcggcctcatgcgcagcaagcagcccgctgcctcggccacttggCCACATACGCAGCCAAcgagctgcctcgctgcctcggtcactcgacctcatgcgcagcaagcagcccgctgcctcggccacttggccacatgcgcagccaacacgctgcctcgcagcctcggccctcggccactcggcctcatgcacaGCAAGCAGTCTCGCTGccgcggccactcggcctcgtgcgcagccagcgagCAGTCTCGCTGccgcggccactcggcctcgtgcgcagccggcgagctgcctcgctgcctcggtcactcgacctcatgcgcagcaagcagcccgctgcctcggccacttggCCAcatgtgcagccaacacgctgcctcgcagcctcggcccctcggccctcggccactcggcctcatgcacagcaagcagcccgctgcctcggctcctcagccccatgcgcagcaagcagcctgaTGCCTCggctgctcctcggccccatgacgGTGCAGCCCGTTGcatcgacccctcggtcccatgcGTGGccgcccgcctcagctgctcggctgacgaagcaacccgctgcctcggctcctcagccccatgcgcagcaagcagcctgaTGCCTCggctgctcctcggccccatgacggtgcagcccgctgcatcgacccctcggtcccatgcATGGCCGCCCGCCTCAGCTGACGGtgtagcccgctgcctcggcccctcggcctcatgcgcagccaacacgctgcctcggccactcggcctcatatgcagccagcacgctgccttactgccttgctgcctcgctgcctcagccactcggcctcatgcgcagcaagtagcacgctgcctcggcctcatggcctcatgcgcggccagcaactcgctgcctcggccactcggcctcatgcgcagccagcacgctgccttgctgcctcgctgcctcggctcctcggcctcacgcgcagccagcaagcagcctcgctgcctcggccactcggcctcgtgcgcagccagcaagcatcacgctgcctcggcccctcggcctcatgcgcagcaagcagcccgctgcctcggctcctcggccccatgcgcgaccggcctgcctgcgccgagctactcggccatattcactgccgAGTCTGTCTCAGGGCGGCTTACCGAccagggtctcgcccctcggtcgcagcttgcctgcgccgagcctacctcagcgcggtatgcccgcctgagcggtgtccctcggtcgcagcctgcctgcaccgagcacctcggccaatcactgccgagatctacctcggcgcgacctgtccgcctctatcgtgtacctcggccgcatggtgcccgagtccacgtcctcgcgtcctgcccgcctgcgtcgtgctactcggtcgcatggcccttgcgaccacacctgcgcggtctgcccgcccgcgttgtgctcctcggtcgcgtaatgcccgagaccacacctgcgccgccagccgcctgcgtcgtgctccttggctccgtgTTCCCGAGACaggccagtgccgccagtacgcccgcgtcgtgcccctcggctccatgaaccccgagacacgtctgcgcggccaacctgcccgcgccgaactccacgGTCCTATCCACCTGGTTCATGCCCCTCGGCCGCGGCTTGCCTGCGTCGAACCCCTCAGCTCCATGCTTGCCAAGCCCACCACCtcagtcgcagcctgcctgcaccgagcacctcggcaactctctgccgaaatcccacctcagcgcggcctgcccgcctgagcgatgtacctcggtcgcagcctgcctgcaccgagcacctcggcaactctctgccgaaatcccacctcagcgcggcctgcccgcctgagcggtgtccctcggtcgcagcctgcctgcgccgagcacctcggccaatcactgccgagatccacctcggcgcggcctgtccgcctctatcgtgtacctcggccgcatggtgcccgagtccacgtcctcgcgtcctgcccgcctgcgtcgtgctactcggtcgcatggcccttgcgaccacgcctgcacggtctgcccgcctgcgtcgtgctcctcggccgcgtaatgcccgagaccacacctgcgccgccagccgcctgcgtcgtgctccttggctccatgttcccgagacagaccagtgccgccagtacgcccgcgtcgtgcccctcggctccataaaccccgagacacgtctgcacggccagcctgcccgcgccgaactcctcggccatatccactaccttgcccacctgggtcacatccctcggccgcagcctgcctgcaccgagtgcctcggctccatgcttgccgaggccaccacctcggtcgcataatgcccgaggcctcctcggtcgcttaatgctcgaggacaccccctttggctccgtaccacccgagaccacacctgcgcggtcaccccgcctgcgttgtgctcctcggccctcggctctacgccatcccgagaccacaccagcgcggccaacccgcctacgttgtgctcctcggccctcggctctacgccattccgagaccacacctgcgcggttgccccgcctgcgttgtgctcctcggccctcggctctacgccatcccgagaccacacctgcgcggtcaccccgcctgcgttgtgctcctcggccctcggctctacgcctcccgagatcacacctgcgccgtcaccccgcctgcgttgtgctcctcggccctcggctctatgcctctcgagatcacgcctgcgcggtcaccccgcctgcgttatgctcctcggccctcggctctacgcctctcaCATGCGTAGTCACCCCGCCGgcattgtgctcctcgaccctcgactctacgccatcccgggaccacacctgcgcggtcaccccgcctacgctgtgctcctcagccctcatcggctccatcggccccgagtctaaccctgctcggcttcctgactgagttgcgcacttcggccccatgttgcacgagacacgtccgcgcggctagcccgcctacgtcatacgcctcggatatgcatgaccagcccacctgaagtaaaaagccatgcatcggaccccctgcatgcaagaaccgacgcatagctcctttcggggggggcatatgatatgacAAAAACTGGCAGACCCAGCACAACCGGACGAGACAGAAGtaggtaacggttgaagctcgctcataccctgcgatcccccgatctcccacgcaaccccctgagcgacacactgcccgaggctctccataccctgcagcagcttggcctcccacgcaaccccagcggtaacatcaaacctcctctataaatacccctgagtcctaagcaaaagggggggaactcactcagacacaacactcagaggctcttcttctgcctcatccacaatcccctccacatctttctctaacttgatcgtcggaggggtcgggccgagctcccggcccgacctgtgtgcaggtgcgagacggtgttgcctcttcccgaagctgcggcggagctgcctcccgacccgagccgccgacccgaaccaccgacccgaaccaccgacccgacctgccgaaccgacctcccgacccgaaccaccgagctcggccgccgggagacctcgaggagcgcccccacggagatcatcGCCTTCCGGACCCAAACCAAGCCgcaacggccccgaggccacggctaaaacagttacttaccgtaacagcactcaaggctgaaataatagaagggaacttttcttgaatcccgatGAACTTGAAAGATGGTTGATTTAAGGGTGAAAAAGTAATAGTCTTCCGGAAACAATCGATACTTACATGGTATGTTGAaagtcagtccatacccaagatagcatcgaaatcttgaaattctagtataataagatctactagcaaatcatgacctttaatagtaataacacagtttctatatatctgatcaactgtcaaagagtttccaacttattatttgtatgaacacctctccgagtgcgtacactagtagcattgcgaccatgagcaccccgagtgataaAACCACTAATCTTTCGAATTGGCTCAATTATtcttataataggttaaagacaatcattggttaaagtcaatcaagggacctaatatacctacaggccctagaccatgctctgataccataaaaattgtcacatcctggatttttttatttttattttcacacaggccaaataaataaatatcactttattcatcatctataaccatttattacaattcatttatttatcaaattacaaatagaaaagttaacttcaagagtcatccaagtggctctacctagcggtagaggaaggttcgctctccactggaatccgatttagtactagagggagactgctttgaaaatcaaaaacaaagaaaattcagcaatgctgagtaggaaccccaaaagtcaaatcaagataaatacatgaccaaaattcaatcaatcatcccattggcgtatatcaagtacccgaaggagcactcccccaacagcggatggagaggctttatcctacgggatgagtttgtgttctcctaaCAGcgaatggaggcaaactcatatcacactcccaacagcggatggagtggtgtcccacacccgccaaagtggggacacgttcctcccaacaacggatggaggaaccgtccagccgccacgtctgacgacccgctaatccccgaagggaatcgccctacctgctcttggcaggaatataatctcacactggtcatatccatttcgggataaaataacatatttaaaacatctcttttaaaaatcatcaatatcaaataatataaattaaccctcaattgacttgaactctagtttaatcgattcaattgaactcgatttactagagcataactgaactgatctctaatccttatttaactggtctggaaccaccctagactaatataatttagactagattaagttcaatttaggttaaactaacttgaataagtcaatcaattcggaatcaccctgaattgatctagactaatcaagtctagtttaattcaatcaatatttgggcttaagttcaacaataatattgggctagattgagccagtccaggtCATGtgtattatacatgattgagcatgcattacataaaattggcccagccctggcccatggactagtcatagcatatacccattaacaacataaatgaaaacataataatgcattaaaagatagatgaggagaaaagctttaatacaaagaaataacattctcaatttgactagaaatcataagacattaaaagagggactaggagataagttttaacgtaaggaaatagctttctaaattcaaataaaaatcatgttttcaacacataaaatttcaacatattctagtcatattttaaatcattcagaataatatattttaaatttcagatcaaagaatataaaaaaaaaaagagattttagataacatattttagtctaacaagattttaatccagataagattgaagataaactgtaatacataaaatatatcatataaaacatatatatttttttttacatatttaattctacaataaaaaccttaatcatgggtcaaagaatattatgaaaactttaattgattattttaatataaaaaatttgatatttaaagaattgataaatatttttcaaactataaaactttcaacatttaaaaaatcaaaataaaagctaaaacttttaagaaaggtagggaaacctacctcttgtcaatagggtgtaactcctcgttcctcccgttgcCAGGCtcaactaggtgaggaacgaaggagagaaatccctccctttaaataggaggaggtgagcctctattaagggaaataaattttaattttcgtatttatttaatataaattatttcta
The window above is part of the Musa acuminata AAA Group cultivar baxijiao chromosome BXJ1-1, Cavendish_Baxijiao_AAA, whole genome shotgun sequence genome. Proteins encoded here:
- the LOC135679336 gene encoding probable inorganic phosphate transporter 1-4; its protein translation is MAGGHLQVLGALDLAKTRWYHFTATVIAGMGFFTDAYDLFCISLVTKLLGRIYSFDPNRPGRSRPTWLGDKLGRKKVYGMTLMLMVICSIICLGFGIGGDYLLSATIMSEYANKKTRGAFIAVVFTTQGFGILTGGIVSIIISAAFKERFDYPAYRDDRAGSTVPEADYIWCTTLMLGALPVALTYYWRMKMPETARYTALVAKNAKRAAPECRGIIRQAQACSPLTSGSIGLVCSQRAASLPRSLGLMRSKQPAASATWPHTQPTSCLAASVTRPHAQQAARCLGHLATCAANTLPRSLGPRPLGLMHSKQSRCRGHSASCAASEQSRCRGHSASCAAGELPRCLGHSTSCAASSPLPRPLGHMCSQHAASQPRPLGPRPLGLMHSKQPAASAPQPHAQQAA